The genomic window GTTGAGCGAAAACACTGGGTAAGCAGATTGCTTATATGACAGTATTTTCACATAGGTAGAGACATAATTTCCACTTAAACTTTAATTAGCTAGTAATTGTGTTGTTGCAAATATACAGTACTGCAGATGCAGTAAAAGTCTCTGGTTGCTGTGCGTGTCGCTTGATATGACAGCCTTGTGATTTATAAGCCACACACTTGTCGGGGTTTACAGGTAACGTCTTATGATTGAATGGATGTCAGTAAGGCAAGCATCTTGCTCATACTCATCAACCCTGCCTGTGGTGTGGCAGTGCCCTCAATGATTTGCTATCTGATCTGTGTGATGGTGATGACGATGACTGATGTCTCTTTTCCAGGATGGCTAGTACCCTTTCAGACCAGCTAGAGGAGGTACGATGCCATGCGGAAGCTTGTCTGTATTCCACTGGCTCAGTGCTGGAGGTCCGTGCAGGAATATCAGCCATGGCCAACATACCCTTACCACCATCGGTCAAATACCGCTACATTGCTGCGGAGACCATGATAATTGAAAACGGCGTCAATAACAACAGGAAAGAAGTGAGTTAGTTTGAGTGTGCTTGAAACGGTAAACAATATCCATGTCACAATGACATAATTACCTTCACTTAGCCTACATTTTGAAatagtgaccccccccccccactctctctctatacattgtgctcatatttttgttcactgtCTATTCTTTTCTGAACCTTTTTCTGTATCAAACTTTTTTCATCTTTGTCCTCTCTCCTGCCAGACCATAGGTTCCCTGCAGAGATTGTCCACAGCACTGAACATTCTGGAGAAGTATGGCTGTAACCTCACCAGCTCCAGTAGGCCCAAGTACTGGCGTGCTGTCAAGCACAACAACCCCGTCTTCAGAGCAACAGTAGATGCCATTCAGGTGAGGATGTCTTCAATACAGGCAGGTGAGATTCTGGGTGATGATATGTTGTCTACTGTCTTGTCACTATTATCTTATTGGCATTATGTTGATATAGGCTTAGTTCAATATGAATCTATAGCCTACTACCTTGTTAATGAAGTTAATTGTGCACACACCACAACACTAATGTTATGCCAACAGTATTGCATAAAACCCTCTatatcctttcctctcctctgttctaccCCAGGGAGGAAGGGCAGTGCTTTGTCTCTATGGTTACTCCAATCAGCAGCCAGACGGCCTGAGTTTCCCTGATGAGGTCGTGGAACCTGACATTGAGAAGGTCGCAGCGGTCACCTTGGAGGTCATGAGTCTACGCATGGAACTGGACATGCTCATCAAGGTCTGGACCAATGGCAGTTATTCTGAAATATTTCAGAGGTTTCTGAAGTCAGTTGTACGACTGAGTCGTTGATGTTTTCACAGGAGGCTCACCCCCACCCAGAGTTCTTTGAGAGAATTATCCCATCACTGAACCAAAAGGTATTTTTCCTATCTCCCATAACCTATAatcttcctctctgccttctacatgtttttttttgtttaccCTATTTGCCTTTCTCTACTTCTGGCAGTTTTTATATTTGTGTGGTTTTGTGCCTGGTTGTTTCCACCACCATCAGATGACTGAATTCTCCTTTATGATTCCAGGATGACTTCGGACCCATTTCTGATGCGGTAGCTATTCCCTCCAGCCTCAGAGAGAGCCAGCCCCTGTACATGTCTCTGgcctccctgtctcagtctcccaCTAGTGCTTTTCTTCCAGTACGGACTGCTAACGCctcaacctccacctctatctctaccAGACACACAggttggaagtgtgtgtgtgtgtattttttacATCTGAAACTTGCATTCAACTTTCCTTGTTTCTCTTCCCCTTTGCAGACAACTGCACTATCTGTGCTATATTCCCAGTGGCTGCCCACTGTAACTCTTGTGTCCAATGGCTGTGTACTGAATGTGATAGACTGTACCACTCCTCTGCAGAACGAGCCAATCACCACAGGACTGTCGTGACATCCTCTAAAATGCGAAAGAACCAGAGGTAAGACATGACAAGTAAGACAAAATAGAAACTGACAGGAAAGGGTGAGAATCGCTACATTTTCAAAGGTGGTGATTATTGCTGAAATGCAACTCCCTGTGTTGGGCACTAGattcacttcctccctctctttcccagcAGCTCCCTCCTGTCATGGCACTGTACCCACTGCACCAGGGTCAACTCCAACCAGGACATACTGTGTGAGACATGTGAGAGACCACGCCTGGCCTCCTCTGGCTCTGCTAAGGATGAGTTCCCACAGCCCTTCACCATCACTGGTCAGtttacacacacacccaaccaaccaaccaacaatgTTTGTGTTTTAATAGTGGTGGTTTGCCTTTTTTGCACTCCAATCAGTCTCACGCCTCTGTATTTCTATGTATACTGGTTTATTGTCTGAAAATGGAAAGACACTCTTGGTGTATATGAGCTGTTGAGTTAATATTCACCTCTTCCATAGTCCTGTGTTGAGTGTGTTTTCACTATGTATGTCACCAGAGTGGCAGTGTAAAAGCTGTACGGTGTTGAACGCGGGCAGTAGTATCCTGTGTGAGGTGTGTGAGCGCCCCCGCCTGGCCACCAAGCCTCCGGCAACCCCCACACGCCCCACTCCTACACCCAACCGGCCTGCTGCTCCGGTACTGGGTATGCCAGGAGACCCAGACAGCCAGGTAAACTACTGTTAAAGTCAATGCAGAAGCAGCACATATTCAGTTGAAATGAAAGTTTCAGATTGTGCCTTTATCACCATGTATTACAGTTGATGTTGTTCCTCTATTCCTGTGAGTGTCTAAGCTCATGAAAAttatctcttcttctctcatcatTTTGCAGTGGATGTGTCAGTTCTGTACTTACATCAATTACACTCCAGCGTCAGTGTGTGAGATGTGTGACCTCCCCCGCCCCGAGCCCACCAAAATGCGAGTCAAACTGCACCCTCCGTCCCAGGTCAAAAAGGTCCCCGTGCTGTCCATCAAACCCAAAGACCCGCCCATGGAGGACCCTGATTTGACGAGACAGAAACtgatgagggaggaggggctaAAGCTGATCCAGCTCATTAGAGTGAGTGAAGGCTTTCTGTTTTATCTATAATATGGTGTATAATCACATTACCCCACTACTTGTAATATTACAAGCTATTTGCTCATTTAAGATTTTGATTCAGTAAAGTCTTTATTGTACCATTGCTGGCCAATTTGGTTGCAGAAAACAAACGATTTCAGAAAACAAACATTGTGTAAAAATAACCTTAACATCCTCTAGGTGTGTAATATACATCGTGGTGAGTAGCAGCAGCTGAGGCCTAGTGAATATGTATGACAAATAGGTTtctttatttccctctctcttcctgtctctgttaACTGTTTctccatcctgtctgtctgtctgtcaggatggAGAGAAGAAAGGAGTGAGTCCAGAGGAGGTGTATACAGGCCTGCGCGTCTCCGGGGTCGGAAACATCCTTCCCTGTGATTGGCTCAAAGCGGAGCTACCTCACTTGCTCGACCAGATCTGTGCCACGGCCACTTCGTCTCGAGCAGCAGACCTGAAGGCCGGACAGAACCAGAACGGTACTGGTACTGCAGAGGATACAGGTGTGGAGGAGGAGCAGACCAGAGGGGAAGGAGTGACACTGTCCAGGGCTGAGGCCAAGTTGGCCTGGCTGTCTGCAGGGGGAGACACTGAGAGAGCAGCGAAACAGGCTCTCAGAGACAGACACTCTAAGGTGAGAGACGGGTCAGAAAGTCTATTGCCCACTAAGAACTGGTCTAAGGTCAGTTGGACTGTCACTTTTGTTCACTTTGCTGACAGCTATGGGCTGGTTTCCTAGACCTAGATTAAGCCTAGTCTTGGACTAAAACAGACCTTCAATGAAGATTCTCTACTGACTATTTTGAGTCCCAATTTAGGCTTAATCTTGATGTGGGAAATTGGCCCCATATGTAGGAGATTAGCCTTCCAAACGCTCAAGGAAGGTTTTGGTCTCTCATGTACCTTTGCAGGTAAAGGAGCTGTGTTCTCTGGGGTTCACTGATGAGGTGCGGTGTCAGGAGGTTCTGAGGCAGAGCGAgggagaggtgcggggggctctGTCTCTGCTGCAGCGACCCCTCATGGAGCCCTTCCACCAACGCATGTGGAGCGACCAACCTGAGCCACCCATCGACATCAACCACCCCGACAAACAGGTGGGTCACTGGGGCTCTCTGAACTCCACTATATTTTTCTGGCCATACATGTAGCTGAACACAGAATAGCTATATTGATGATAATCTGTTTATACCTACCACCATTAGAAAGGCCCACAGGTCATACATGTTCTTCAGTCATCTTGACAATTGCTTGATGTCTCATGTACATTGATGTTTTACAGTGATAAGAGTTATTTTTGAGTGTGGCATATCTCTCCTTTTGTCATTCCTCTGTATCTGTTTGTCCACTTCACTggtctgatctctctctcctctcactcttccccctccactccctccctcctccccctgggGCCAGCGTGTGTGCCGGAGGCTGCTGGCGGTGTATGACCTGCCCAGCTGGGGCCGCTGTGAGCTGGCCCTGTCCCTGCTGCAGGAGCGTACCGCCCCCTACTCCCTAGACGACGTGGTACAGGCCGTACGCGAGTCACATGACCGAGACTTCATCCGCCGGGTGCTGGCCAAAGAGTGCCCCATCTGCCTGTCAGACTTTCCCCACAGCAAGGTACTctctcaagtgtgtgtgtgtgtgtgtgtctgtgtgcgtgtcatAGCACAAGCTTGTCTTTACTCAAAATGTAGCAAAGCTTTTctcctttttttttcttttttttttgcagtatCCAACCCCCACAACTCTCCTAatcctttctttcttcctctctcttctctccttccctgtttCAGATGCAGTCTCTGACCTCCTGTCAGTGCTCGGTGTGCTGTGGCTGTTTCCAGCAGCACTTCACTATCGCAGTGAGAGACAAGCACATCAGAGACATGGTGTGTCCCGTCTGCTGGGAACCTGACATCAACGACCCCGAACACCTCAACAGCTACTTCTCCACCCTGGACATCCAGGTAGTACATCACACAGAGAACAACGTCACACAACATCTCCCTCAGATTCTCTATTTGAAGAGAGAAGAAACAGTGAGACAAAAACACAATTCCAGGATTTCAGAGGCTTCTCTCCCTTCAAAATGCAGTTTTTGGTGGTGTCAGTGTTGTCTCGCAAGACCATAGATTAGTTTTCTGGGTGTGTGTTTGATGGTAACACCTGTAATCATATtttcctgtgcgtgtgtgtgtgcagctgcgGGAGTGTCTGGAGCCGGAAGTGTATGATCTGTTTCATAAGAAGCTGACTGAACAAGCCCTCATCAAGGACCCCAAGTTCCTCTGGTGTAGTCATGTGAGTTCTAATCACATAAAAGCCTTGAGTgggtttttatattttatttcctaTGTGTACAAAGGCAAGGGAAAAATGTTATAATGTATGTTTCCAGACATAATTTGATAATCCCCATTTGAGGctgtcataataaaataaaaatcacagtAATCACAGTTCACTAGCTAAGAAATGGCAGTATACAGTCCATTcggaaaggattcagacccctttccacattttgttacgttacagccttattctaaaatgtatcaaatagttttccccctcatcattctacacacagtaccccacagtgacaaagaaaaaaacgtttttagaaaggtttgcaaatttataaaattaaaaaaactgaaatatcacatttacataagtatttagaccctttactcagtactttgttgaagcacctttgtcaacgattacagcctcaagtcttcttgggtatgacgctacaagcttggcacacctgtatttggggagtttcttgcattcttctctgcagatcctctcaagctctgtcagg from Oncorhynchus masou masou isolate Uvic2021 chromosome 3, UVic_Omas_1.1, whole genome shotgun sequence includes these protein-coding regions:
- the LOC135513839 gene encoding E3 ubiquitin-protein ligase RNF31-like isoform X3; translation: MASTLSDQLEEVRCHAEACLYSTGSVLEVRAGISAMANIPLPPSVKYRYIAAETMIIENGVNNNRKETIGSLQRLSTALNILEKYGCNLTSSSRPKYWRAVKHNNPVFRATVDAIQGGRAVLCLYGYSNQQPDGLSFPDEVVEPDIEKVAAVTLEVMSLRMELDMLIKEAHPHPEFFERIIPSLNQKDDFGPISDAVAIPSSLRESQPLYMSLASLSQSPTSAFLPVRTANASTSTSISTRHTERANHHRTVVTSSKMRKNQSSSLLSWHCTHCTRVNSNQDILCETCERPRLASSGSAKDEFPQPFTITEWQCKSCTVLNAGSSILCEVCERPRLATKPPATPTRPTPTPNRPAAPVLGMPGDPDSQWMCQFCTYINYTPASVCEMCDLPRPEPTKMRVKLHPPSQVKKVPVLSIKPKDPPMEDPDLTRQKLMREEGLKLIQLIRDGEKKGVSPEEVYTGLRVSGVGNILPCDWLKAELPHLLDQICATATSSRAADLKAGQNQNGTGTAEDTGVEEEQTRGEGVTLSRAEAKLAWLSAGGDTERAAKQALRDRHSKVKELCSLGFTDEVRCQEVLRQSEGEVRGALSLLQRPLMEPFHQRMWSDQPEPPIDINHPDKQRVCRRLLAVYDLPSWGRCELALSLLQERTAPYSLDDVVQAVRESHDRDFIRRVLAKECPICLSDFPHSKMQSLTSCQCSVCCGCFQQHFTIAVRDKHIRDMVCPVCWEPDINDPEHLNSYFSTLDIQLRECLEPEVYDLFHKKLTEQALIKDPKFLWCSHCSYGFIYDGDQLKVTCFQCRNSFCAQCKKPWESQHGGLSCERYQSWKRENDPEYQRQGLAGYLRDNGITCPNCRFQYALSKGGCMHFSCSQCRYQFCSGCNNPFHTTCAVIHCSVTGLHAHHPRDCLFYLRDWEPGRLQALLQNKGVEFNTDTPPGTQAGLCGVIEQKDESGQQTDSACGAQTQPGHAGLCEKHYREYLVSLINSHSIDPAPLFNANELGLACRRYQVDDARGELEDDVTYYTRILEKLIDEVPLGDKVPRKK
- the LOC135513839 gene encoding E3 ubiquitin-protein ligase RNF31-like isoform X2, which gives rise to MASTLSDQLEEVRCHAEACLYSTGSVLEVRAGISAMANIPLPPSVKYRYIAAETMIIENGVNNNRKETIGSLQRLSTALNILEKYGCNLTSSSRPKYWRAVKHNNPVFRATVDAIQGGRAVLCLYGYSNQQPDGLSFPDEVVEPDIEKVAAVTLEVMSLRMELDMLIKEAHPHPEFFERIIPSLNQKDDFGPISDAVAIPSSLRESQPLYMSLASLSQSPTSAFLPVRTANASTSTSISTRHTDNCTICAIFPVAAHCNSCVQWLCTECDRLYHSSAERANHHRTVVTSSKMRKNQSSLLSWHCTHCTRVNSNQDILCETCERPRLASSGSAKDEFPQPFTITEWQCKSCTVLNAGSSILCEVCERPRLATKPPATPTRPTPTPNRPAAPVLGMPGDPDSQWMCQFCTYINYTPASVCEMCDLPRPEPTKMRVKLHPPSQVKKVPVLSIKPKDPPMEDPDLTRQKLMREEGLKLIQLIRDGEKKGVSPEEVYTGLRVSGVGNILPCDWLKAELPHLLDQICATATSSRAADLKAGQNQNGTGTAEDTGVEEEQTRGEGVTLSRAEAKLAWLSAGGDTERAAKQALRDRHSKVKELCSLGFTDEVRCQEVLRQSEGEVRGALSLLQRPLMEPFHQRMWSDQPEPPIDINHPDKQRVCRRLLAVYDLPSWGRCELALSLLQERTAPYSLDDVVQAVRESHDRDFIRRVLAKECPICLSDFPHSKMQSLTSCQCSVCCGCFQQHFTIAVRDKHIRDMVCPVCWEPDINDPEHLNSYFSTLDIQLRECLEPEVYDLFHKKLTEQALIKDPKFLWCSHCSYGFIYDGDQLKVTCFQCRNSFCAQCKKPWESQHGGLSCERYQSWKRENDPEYQRQGLAGYLRDNGITCPNCRFQYALSKGGCMHFSCSQCRYQFCSGCNNPFHTTCAVIHCSVTGLHAHHPRDCLFYLRDWEPGRLQALLQNKGVEFNTDTPPGTQAGLCGVIEQKDESGQQTDSACGAQTQPGHAGLCEKHYREYLVSLINSHSIDPAPLFNANELGLACRRYQVDDARGELEDDVTYYTRILEKLIDEVPLGDKVPRKK
- the LOC135513839 gene encoding E3 ubiquitin-protein ligase RNF31-like isoform X4, with protein sequence MSLRMELDMLIKEAHPHPEFFERIIPSLNQKDDFGPISDAVAIPSSLRESQPLYMSLASLSQSPTSAFLPVRTANASTSTSISTRHTDNCTICAIFPVAAHCNSCVQWLCTECDRLYHSSAERANHHRTVVTSSKMRKNQSSSLLSWHCTHCTRVNSNQDILCETCERPRLASSGSAKDEFPQPFTITEWQCKSCTVLNAGSSILCEVCERPRLATKPPATPTRPTPTPNRPAAPVLGMPGDPDSQWMCQFCTYINYTPASVCEMCDLPRPEPTKMRVKLHPPSQVKKVPVLSIKPKDPPMEDPDLTRQKLMREEGLKLIQLIRDGEKKGVSPEEVYTGLRVSGVGNILPCDWLKAELPHLLDQICATATSSRAADLKAGQNQNGTGTAEDTGVEEEQTRGEGVTLSRAEAKLAWLSAGGDTERAAKQALRDRHSKVKELCSLGFTDEVRCQEVLRQSEGEVRGALSLLQRPLMEPFHQRMWSDQPEPPIDINHPDKQRVCRRLLAVYDLPSWGRCELALSLLQERTAPYSLDDVVQAVRESHDRDFIRRVLAKECPICLSDFPHSKMQSLTSCQCSVCCGCFQQHFTIAVRDKHIRDMVCPVCWEPDINDPEHLNSYFSTLDIQLRECLEPEVYDLFHKKLTEQALIKDPKFLWCSHCSYGFIYDGDQLKVTCFQCRNSFCAQCKKPWESQHGGLSCERYQSWKRENDPEYQRQGLAGYLRDNGITCPNCRFQYALSKGGCMHFSCSQCRYQFCSGCNNPFHTTCAVIHCSVTGLHAHHPRDCLFYLRDWEPGRLQALLQNKGVEFNTDTPPGTQAGLCGVIEQKDESGQQTDSACGAQTQPGHAGLCEKHYREYLVSLINSHSIDPAPLFNANELGLACRRYQVDDARGELEDDVTYYTRILEKLIDEVPLGDKVPRKK
- the LOC135513839 gene encoding E3 ubiquitin-protein ligase RNF31-like isoform X1, which translates into the protein MASTLSDQLEEVRCHAEACLYSTGSVLEVRAGISAMANIPLPPSVKYRYIAAETMIIENGVNNNRKETIGSLQRLSTALNILEKYGCNLTSSSRPKYWRAVKHNNPVFRATVDAIQGGRAVLCLYGYSNQQPDGLSFPDEVVEPDIEKVAAVTLEVMSLRMELDMLIKEAHPHPEFFERIIPSLNQKDDFGPISDAVAIPSSLRESQPLYMSLASLSQSPTSAFLPVRTANASTSTSISTRHTDNCTICAIFPVAAHCNSCVQWLCTECDRLYHSSAERANHHRTVVTSSKMRKNQSSSLLSWHCTHCTRVNSNQDILCETCERPRLASSGSAKDEFPQPFTITEWQCKSCTVLNAGSSILCEVCERPRLATKPPATPTRPTPTPNRPAAPVLGMPGDPDSQWMCQFCTYINYTPASVCEMCDLPRPEPTKMRVKLHPPSQVKKVPVLSIKPKDPPMEDPDLTRQKLMREEGLKLIQLIRDGEKKGVSPEEVYTGLRVSGVGNILPCDWLKAELPHLLDQICATATSSRAADLKAGQNQNGTGTAEDTGVEEEQTRGEGVTLSRAEAKLAWLSAGGDTERAAKQALRDRHSKVKELCSLGFTDEVRCQEVLRQSEGEVRGALSLLQRPLMEPFHQRMWSDQPEPPIDINHPDKQRVCRRLLAVYDLPSWGRCELALSLLQERTAPYSLDDVVQAVRESHDRDFIRRVLAKECPICLSDFPHSKMQSLTSCQCSVCCGCFQQHFTIAVRDKHIRDMVCPVCWEPDINDPEHLNSYFSTLDIQLRECLEPEVYDLFHKKLTEQALIKDPKFLWCSHCSYGFIYDGDQLKVTCFQCRNSFCAQCKKPWESQHGGLSCERYQSWKRENDPEYQRQGLAGYLRDNGITCPNCRFQYALSKGGCMHFSCSQCRYQFCSGCNNPFHTTCAVIHCSVTGLHAHHPRDCLFYLRDWEPGRLQALLQNKGVEFNTDTPPGTQAGLCGVIEQKDESGQQTDSACGAQTQPGHAGLCEKHYREYLVSLINSHSIDPAPLFNANELGLACRRYQVDDARGELEDDVTYYTRILEKLIDEVPLGDKVPRKK